A genomic window from Acinetobacter chinensis includes:
- a CDS encoding GNAT family N-acetyltransferase, which yields MEIEFDQLRAGTVHFRLVEEEDAAFICGLRNNPVLNKHISQSSAVVDEQRAWIKTYKNRENLGQEYYFIICRNDNNLPVGTIRLYDFQLNPKKSFCWGSWILNENKPRFAAIESALLVYKFAFEQLKFEQSHFDVRKENTGVHNFHMRLGAQHIDGNELDNFYIYPSSKYYEILNEYQKFLG from the coding sequence ATGGAAATAGAATTTGATCAACTGAGAGCTGGAACAGTTCATTTCAGGCTGGTGGAAGAAGAAGATGCTGCTTTCATTTGTGGCTTAAGAAATAATCCTGTACTGAATAAGCATATCTCACAGTCGTCAGCTGTCGTTGATGAGCAAAGAGCATGGATTAAGACTTATAAAAACAGGGAAAATCTTGGACAGGAATACTACTTTATCATCTGTAGAAATGATAACAATCTTCCTGTGGGTACGATCCGATTATATGACTTTCAGCTAAACCCGAAGAAATCATTCTGTTGGGGAAGCTGGATATTAAATGAGAACAAACCACGCTTTGCTGCCATTGAAAGTGCATTGCTGGTATATAAGTTCGCATTTGAGCAACTGAAATTTGAACAGTCTCATTTTGATGTGCGTAAAGAAAATACCGGCGTACATAACTTCCATATGAGACTGGGTGCTCAGCATATTGATGGAAATGAGCTGGATAATTTTTATATTTATCCGTCTTCAAAATATTATGAAATTCTGAATGAATATCAGAAGTTTCTGGGTTAA
- a CDS encoding MaoC family dehydratase, producing the protein MQTLKIENIKVGDKAELQRCFSAEEVTAFSRLSGDINPVHLDEEYASNTMFGSRIVHGALASSIFSTIFANTLPGPGCIYLKSENKFLKPVYLNDIVDYQVEVVEINSERKKVIFETRAFINGKTCIAGTAELYIPGE; encoded by the coding sequence ATGCAGACGCTAAAGATTGAAAATATTAAAGTTGGCGATAAAGCTGAATTACAGCGCTGTTTCAGTGCTGAAGAAGTAACAGCATTTTCCAGACTGTCAGGAGACATTAATCCTGTACATCTTGATGAGGAATATGCATCAAATACGATGTTTGGTTCAAGAATTGTGCATGGTGCGCTTGCTTCCAGTATTTTTTCTACTATTTTTGCAAACACTTTACCAGGTCCTGGTTGTATATATCTGAAATCAGAAAATAAATTTCTGAAACCTGTTTATCTGAATGACATTGTGGACTATCAGGTTGAGGTCGTTGAGATTAACAGTGAACGCAAAAAAGTGATATTTGAGACCCGTGCTTTTATTAATGGTAAAACGTGTATAGCTGGGACAGCAGAGTTATACATTCCAGGTGAATAA
- a CDS encoding glycosyltransferase family 2 protein: protein MKNSELPLVSVIIPCYNHEKFIQESIQSVIDQTYSRMELIVIDDGSKDNSVQKIEEMRSACESRFEHFQFIFRENRGLSRTLNQGLSLAHGDYFSTVASDDIMLPEKTVTQLDVFKKDPLITAVFGAHQYIDDESRVVSVKKGAYREFSFQEIFYHQHDIPASSQMIRLSSLRDIGGYNENTKVEDWDLWLRLTESGAKLVYIPDVIVGYRMHDNNLSKDKSLMFNEVFNIVQRYKDKKGFPYAEYKVFKFYKIRPAKEKSYLLYLWFRLKYTLLYLAKSISK from the coding sequence ATGAAAAATTCAGAATTACCTTTGGTTTCAGTTATCATTCCTTGCTATAACCATGAAAAATTTATTCAGGAAAGCATTCAGTCTGTGATAGATCAAACCTATTCACGTATGGAACTGATTGTTATTGATGATGGGTCAAAGGATAATTCTGTACAGAAAATTGAAGAAATGAGGTCTGCCTGTGAAAGCAGGTTTGAGCATTTCCAGTTTATTTTCAGAGAAAACAGAGGATTGAGCAGAACCCTGAATCAGGGGTTGAGCCTTGCACACGGAGACTATTTCAGTACAGTTGCATCTGATGACATCATGTTGCCTGAAAAAACAGTAACTCAGCTGGATGTATTTAAAAAAGATCCATTAATTACAGCTGTTTTTGGTGCACATCAGTATATTGATGATGAAAGTAGGGTCGTCAGTGTAAAAAAAGGAGCATACAGAGAGTTCAGTTTTCAGGAGATCTTTTATCATCAGCATGATATCCCTGCATCATCACAGATGATTCGACTTTCATCTCTGAGGGATATCGGAGGGTATAATGAAAACACAAAAGTTGAGGACTGGGATTTGTGGCTTCGATTAACAGAAAGTGGAGCTAAGCTGGTTTATATACCCGATGTTATTGTTGGCTACAGAATGCACGATAATAACTTAAGCAAAGATAAATCCTTGATGTTTAATGAAGTGTTTAATATTGTACAAAGGTATAAGGATAAAAAAGGCTTTCCTTATGCTGAATATAAAGTTTTTAAGTTTTATAAAATCAGACCTGCTAAAGAAAAAAGTTATTTGCTGTATTTGTGGTTCAGACTGAAATATACACTTCTTTATCTGGCTAAAAGTATCAGTAAATAA
- the rfbA gene encoding glucose-1-phosphate thymidylyltransferase RfbA: protein MTTVTKGIILAGGSGTRLYPITKGVSKQLLPIYDKPMVYYPLSVLMLAGIREVLIISTPDDIDGFKRLLGDGSQFGIELHYEIQPSPDGLAQAFIIGEDFIGDSNVCLVLGDNIFYGQGFTPMLRQAVAREKGATVFGYQVKDPERFGVVEFDEQKRAVSLEEKPEHPKSNFAVTGLYFYDNEVIQIAKQVKPSDRGELEITTVNQIYLEKGNLNVELLGRGFAWLDTGTHSSLLEAAQFVETIEKRQGYKVACLEEIALNNGWLSKQQVLSIGQSMSKNDYGQYLISLVNE, encoded by the coding sequence ATGACTACAGTAACAAAAGGTATTATTCTGGCAGGCGGTTCAGGTACCCGTTTATACCCAATCACCAAAGGCGTTTCCAAGCAGCTTTTACCAATCTACGATAAACCTATGGTTTATTATCCTTTGTCTGTTCTGATGCTTGCAGGTATTCGTGAAGTACTGATAATCAGTACTCCAGACGATATAGATGGATTTAAGCGGTTACTGGGTGATGGCTCACAGTTTGGTATTGAATTACATTATGAAATTCAACCCAGCCCAGACGGTTTAGCGCAGGCATTCATTATTGGTGAAGACTTCATTGGTGACAGTAACGTTTGCCTGGTTCTTGGCGATAATATTTTTTATGGTCAGGGTTTCACACCAATGTTACGTCAGGCAGTTGCACGGGAAAAGGGTGCGACAGTGTTCGGTTATCAGGTTAAAGACCCTGAGCGTTTTGGCGTGGTTGAGTTCGATGAGCAGAAACGGGCAGTTTCACTTGAAGAAAAACCTGAACATCCGAAGTCCAATTTTGCAGTAACGGGGCTTTACTTCTACGATAATGAAGTCATTCAGATTGCGAAGCAGGTGAAGCCTTCTGATCGTGGTGAGCTGGAAATTACAACTGTAAATCAGATCTATCTGGAAAAAGGTAATCTGAATGTTGAGTTGCTCGGACGTGGTTTTGCATGGTTGGATACTGGAACACATTCGAGTCTACTTGAAGCAGCACAGTTTGTTGAAACGATAGAGAAACGCCAGGGTTATAAAGTCGCCTGTCTGGAAGAGATCGCACTCAATAACGGATGGTTGAGTAAGCAGCAGGTGTTATCCATTGGGCAGAGCATGAGTAAAAATGACTATGGACAGTATCTGATCTCTTTGGTGAATGAGTAA
- the rfbB gene encoding dTDP-glucose 4,6-dehydratase, whose protein sequence is MRILVTGGAGFIGSALIRFLISNTANQVCNLDKLTYAGNLESLTEIENSPAYQFRQIDICDGAALEQVVQEFQPEVVMHLAAESHVDRSIDGPAAFIQTNIVGTYTLLEVVRKYWMTLAAEQKDSFRFHHISTDEVYGDLEGTTDLFTETTSYAPSSPYSASKASSDHLVRAWHRTYGLPVLVTNCSNNYGPYHFPEKLIPLVILNALEGKPLPVYGNGQQIRDWLFVEDHARALYKVVTEGVVGETYNIGGHNEKQNIEVVRTICGILDELSPSKSGQPYADQITFVKDRPGHDLRYAIDASKIATELGWKPQETFESGIRKTVEWYLSHMSWCQHVQDGSYQRERLGTEG, encoded by the coding sequence ATGCGTATTCTTGTGACTGGCGGGGCTGGATTTATTGGCTCAGCATTGATTCGGTTTCTTATTTCAAATACTGCCAATCAAGTCTGTAATTTAGATAAATTAACATATGCCGGTAATCTTGAATCGTTGACAGAAATTGAAAACTCACCTGCCTATCAGTTCAGACAGATTGATATCTGTGATGGAGCTGCACTTGAGCAGGTGGTGCAGGAGTTTCAACCTGAAGTGGTGATGCATCTTGCGGCTGAGTCGCATGTAGACCGTTCAATTGATGGCCCTGCTGCATTTATTCAGACCAATATTGTTGGGACGTACACTTTGCTGGAAGTTGTCCGTAAATACTGGATGACTTTGGCGGCTGAGCAGAAAGACAGTTTCCGTTTTCACCATATTTCGACAGATGAAGTCTATGGTGATCTTGAAGGGACAACAGATCTGTTCACTGAAACTACATCCTATGCGCCAAGTTCGCCTTATTCTGCAAGTAAAGCCAGTTCAGACCATCTAGTCAGAGCATGGCACAGAACTTATGGACTACCAGTGCTGGTTACCAACTGTTCAAATAATTATGGACCGTACCATTTTCCTGAAAAACTGATTCCTCTAGTGATTCTGAATGCACTTGAGGGTAAGCCTTTGCCTGTGTATGGAAATGGTCAGCAGATCCGCGACTGGCTGTTTGTGGAAGATCATGCCCGCGCACTGTATAAAGTCGTGACTGAGGGTGTGGTGGGAGAAACCTACAATATCGGTGGTCATAATGAAAAACAGAATATTGAAGTGGTTAGAACCATCTGCGGTATTCTGGATGAATTAAGTCCATCGAAGAGTGGACAACCGTATGCTGACCAGATCACTTTTGTGAAAGATCGTCCAGGGCATGATTTGAGATATGCGATTGATGCTTCAAAAATTGCTACTGAACTGGGGTGGAAGCCACAGGAGACCTTTGAGTCGGGTATCCGTAAAACCGTGGAGTGGTATCTGAGTCATATGAGCTGGTGCCAGCATGTGCAGGATGGCAGTTATCAACGGGAAAGACTGGGGACAGAGGGTTAA
- a CDS encoding sugar 3,4-ketoisomerase — protein sequence MMSLIKLIDLPDLGDDRGGLVAIESNQSVPFEVKRLYYIFNTTDRPRGFHAHIELKQLAICLKGSCRFILDDGKSKEEILLDTPLQGLYIDGVVWREMHDFSEDCVLLVLASEHFSEADYIRDYQDFLKAVQNGNRI from the coding sequence ATGATGAGTCTTATAAAGTTAATTGATTTACCTGATCTGGGAGATGACAGAGGCGGTCTGGTTGCAATTGAGTCAAACCAGTCGGTCCCGTTTGAAGTCAAGCGACTGTATTATATTTTTAATACAACGGACAGACCCCGTGGTTTTCATGCACATATAGAGCTGAAGCAGCTGGCGATATGTCTTAAAGGAAGCTGTCGTTTTATACTCGATGATGGTAAGTCAAAAGAAGAAATTCTCCTGGATACCCCATTACAGGGGTTATATATTGATGGAGTTGTCTGGCGGGAAATGCATGATTTTTCTGAAGATTGTGTTCTCCTGGTACTTGCAAGTGAACATTTCAGCGAAGCAGATTATATTCGGGATTATCAGGACTTTTTAAAGGCAGTGCAGAATGGAAATAGAATTTGA
- a CDS encoding glycosyltransferase family 61 protein has protein sequence MHSESYALIRLNRKKIKLNRVLFLGGNGCFNYYHWIIELAPKILYLNEQLLEDYPVDCIVCDSAIENTASFRKILKALLAVAKIDLPIVFVDKYDEVYADEVLYISNMNNVVFNTVDKLSSVQYSHFSPSLLAETKNILIQSVKPEKAAYSRIFLARKETQARLYNQDEVLGYFMTQGFQPVYLEEYSFDEQIALFGAAEFIVGPSGAAWSNLIFCQKGCKGISWLPEKLSEFSVFSSLAKIFECDLRFVMTDQMADEQDIHSDYKVNVTDLQKLYEKMRD, from the coding sequence ATGCATAGTGAAAGTTATGCATTAATCAGATTAAACAGAAAAAAAATTAAGCTGAACAGAGTACTCTTTTTAGGAGGAAATGGCTGCTTTAACTATTATCATTGGATCATTGAGCTGGCACCTAAAATATTATATTTAAATGAACAGCTTCTGGAAGATTATCCGGTGGATTGTATTGTTTGTGATTCAGCAATTGAAAATACAGCGTCATTCAGGAAAATACTGAAAGCCCTGCTTGCTGTAGCAAAAATTGATTTACCCATTGTATTTGTTGATAAATATGATGAGGTATATGCTGATGAAGTACTTTATATCAGTAATATGAACAATGTTGTATTCAATACTGTTGATAAACTGTCATCGGTTCAATACTCCCATTTTTCACCATCTTTACTGGCAGAAACCAAAAATATTCTGATTCAGTCTGTAAAGCCAGAAAAAGCAGCATATTCCAGAATTTTTCTCGCGAGAAAGGAAACTCAGGCAAGGCTTTATAATCAGGATGAAGTACTTGGCTATTTCATGACTCAAGGATTCCAACCGGTATATCTGGAGGAATATTCATTTGATGAGCAAATTGCTTTATTTGGCGCAGCAGAGTTTATTGTTGGTCCAAGTGGTGCCGCGTGGTCAAATCTGATTTTTTGTCAGAAAGGGTGTAAGGGGATCAGCTGGTTGCCTGAAAAACTGTCTGAGTTTTCAGTATTTTCATCTTTAGCCAAAATTTTTGAATGTGATCTGAGATTTGTAATGACTGATCAGATGGCAGATGAGCAGGACATTCACTCGGATTATAAGGTGAATGTCACAGATCTTCAAAAGTTATATGAGAAGATGAGAGATTAG
- a CDS encoding DegT/DnrJ/EryC1/StrS family aminotransferase, producing the protein MTIPFLDLKQINQQYRSELVEACTRVIDSGWYIGGNELEKFEQNFAAFCGVKYAIGVANGLDALILVLRAWKELGKLKDGDEVIVPANTYIASILAITANNLTPVLVEPDAGSFNIDPESIEKVITDKTRVILAVHLYGQLADMVSVMSIADRHNLLVLEDSAQAHGASKNGVRAGNWGHASGFSFYPGKNLGALGDAGAVTTNDVALADMLKALRNYGSHEKYKNLVPGVNSRLDEIQAAMLDVKLKYLEAEISHRRQIASMYMEGIKNPLITLPLQQSVNATEYEQHVWHLFVIRCEKRDELQKYLLDAGIQTLIHYPVPPHKQQAYKEMNHLSYPLTEEIHQQVLSLPMGPTLDIESVQQVINLCNAFKS; encoded by the coding sequence ATGACAATTCCATTTTTAGATTTAAAACAGATAAATCAGCAGTATCGTTCAGAACTGGTTGAAGCATGCACGCGTGTGATTGACTCAGGATGGTACATTGGCGGTAATGAACTTGAAAAATTTGAGCAGAATTTTGCAGCATTCTGTGGTGTAAAATATGCAATTGGTGTTGCGAATGGTCTTGATGCACTGATACTTGTTCTTCGTGCATGGAAAGAGCTGGGTAAGCTTAAAGATGGTGATGAAGTCATTGTACCAGCGAATACCTATATCGCGAGCATTCTTGCAATTACGGCAAATAATCTGACACCTGTGCTGGTAGAGCCAGATGCTGGAAGTTTTAATATAGATCCTGAGTCTATTGAAAAAGTTATCACGGATAAAACTAGGGTTATTCTGGCAGTTCACCTTTATGGTCAGCTCGCTGATATGGTTTCAGTCATGTCGATTGCTGACAGACATAATTTGCTGGTGCTTGAAGATTCTGCTCAGGCGCATGGTGCTTCAAAAAATGGAGTCAGAGCCGGTAACTGGGGGCATGCCTCAGGTTTCAGTTTTTATCCAGGGAAAAATCTGGGTGCACTGGGCGATGCAGGTGCTGTCACAACAAATGATGTTGCACTGGCAGATATGCTTAAAGCATTGCGTAATTATGGTTCACATGAAAAGTATAAGAACCTTGTACCAGGTGTAAACAGTCGTCTTGATGAGATTCAGGCAGCAATGCTTGATGTTAAGCTGAAATACCTTGAAGCAGAGATCAGTCATCGTAGACAGATTGCCTCTATGTATATGGAAGGAATTAAGAATCCTTTAATTACATTGCCTCTACAACAGAGTGTGAATGCAACCGAATATGAACAGCATGTATGGCATCTGTTTGTTATACGCTGTGAAAAGCGTGATGAGCTGCAAAAATATTTACTCGATGCAGGCATTCAGACGCTGATTCATTACCCTGTGCCACCTCATAAACAGCAAGCCTATAAGGAAATGAATCACCTCAGTTATCCTTTAACGGAAGAAATTCATCAGCAGGTACTGAGTTTACCTATGGGACCAACGCTGGATATTGAAAGTGTTCAGCAGGTTATTAATTTATGTAATGCATTTAAGTCTTAA